CGTGCGGCTTTAGCGCATCCCTCAGGGAAGCCGCAGCGTCTCCCACCTCCATGAGAGATACAATAATCAGTTTTGCCTTCAGCGCTCTTTGTGCACCCCAAGTGTTGGCATCTCTTTCCTCCACCGTGTGCTTTGCAGAACGTTGTTTTGCTCTCAGCGCCTTTGTTGCAACCCGCCTTTTGACATCTTTGCCCTCCTCCGTGGCCAATGCATAGCCCTGACGCTCCTCTAGCTCCTTTGCTACATCCCATGAACTTGCATTTCTTAGGATTGGTCGTTCTTTGCTGAGAAGATGTTGTCCTGGCTCCTATGGAGAACTCTGACTCGGTATAAGCATCAGTACCAAAGTTGGTACTACACTCTTGCATTCTTGAAGGTCTTCTAAGGGATGACATGTAGCCACCTGACCGGGTTGCTGAGGTAGAACCTTCATCAGCTTGGGAGGCATTAGTGTCTGTATACGTCAACAAGGAACAATCAAGTCCGCTGAAACTGTGCATGGTCAGTGCAGGAGGACCGAGTTGGAGAATTGAGTTACCACCTGATGAGAGATCTTGGGAAGAAGCTGAGACTTTGTTGTAATAATAAGAGGGAGGTGTTGGGCCTAAACCGAGAACCAAACCGCAACCACCATCAGGACAGTCGGAAACATCAGAACAAAGCTTACGGTTGTAGTGAGTGCTTCCAAGGCAGTTCAAGCTGAGAGCAGTATCACCAAAACGAGCTACACTCTCGTTCAAATCCATGTGAAGAAGAAGAAGGGAAGAGATGCGCAATAAAATGGTCTAAAAACAAGAATACTTAAGAACAGCTTGTGAAACTATAAACATAAAAGCAACTTGAGGTATAAACATCTCCCACCACTGACAAACCCCCATGTGTCTGCCCTGTCCATCTTCAAGAATGAGGAAGAAGAGCAAGAACTTTTCTGCAAGAAGTTACAAAATCTATGTCAGTAATAAAAAAAACAGATTAGAATCAGTAGTAAAAAAAAAGAAAAATACAAATTGCAGTTAAGAGATTCAAAAGTACAGAGCAATAATTGGGTACAACAACTGTGTTTGAAAAGGACTAAGTACCAACCAAAAATGACTTATGGTTAAAAGTGAAATGTGAGGTTACATCTTTCTTTAGCTCAAAATAAATTTTCAAAAACTAGAGATTTCCCAAGAAAAGCAGAATGAAAGAAAGGGAAAATATAAGCAGGGATAGACCAGTGAAATATTAGCCTATAGCTCCCAAAATTTGTGTAAATGAAGCATTAATGAGTTCTCAGCATTAATCTATAGTTCCTAAAAATTTTGATGAAAATTACATAGACATAAATCTCCAAATTTATCTTAAAAATTGTAAGAATTTTTTTTTATTAAAAGCTTTTACTAAATCGTCTATGGCCATCAAAATGTCAAGGCCAGATAAGATTGGTTTTCAGAATAGTAAAGTAAAACTCGATAACTTGTATCAAAACCTTGAAAGTCAACTTCTTTTTATAAACGATGAGAACAATATCTCAGAATTTCTAATATAGATGAAAGATCCCAAACGTAATAACAAGATCTAAGGTAATATTTTGTTTTATAAAGAAAATTAAAGTAAAAAAGCAACACCATGGAGTCAACAAGATTCTGATATCTATATATCAAAAAGTTTCTAACTCACAACACATAAAGAATATAAGATAATCAGTTCAATCATTAGGAAACAAATCGTCGTCCTCCCGGTTGTTCAAAAAAAAAAAAAAAAAAAGGAAACAACCATACTACTATAAAAGTTATCAGCTTTTTTTTTTTTTGAACTGATAAAATTTATCAGCTTGAAGTTGAAAGAACATAACTCAATTTCAGACACAACAGAAGAGCATAAGATATTAAGACAATTACAGAAACATTTAAAGTAATAAACTCAGGAAACAAACCATGCATTCTGATTCATCATTCAGTACTTTGATCAATCACTAACTAAAGTAACAAAAATTACTAAAAGAAGAAATAAAAACCTGTTGGATCTGACAGACAAGAGAGAGATTCTGATAGCAAAGAGGAAAAAAGGAAACGTTGGAAACTGAGAATCTCCTCGTCTCAAAATCTAGGTAAGAGGAAGAAGGAGAAGAAACAAAAAAGACTGAACACAGGTGTCTAAATATTATCGGTCTTTAAAAGAGAGAGAAGTGGAGATATTGTTTACGAGGGTGGACCGCTCAGGGCACGATTAACACTGTTATTAACTTATGATTTGACATTTTTTATTTTTTTTTTACATTTTTCAGATAAAAGACAGTTCTTATATCTCTTATTTAAGAGACGGTTCTTATCTGTTTTTAATTAAAATCTAAAAAATGGTAAGAACCATCTCTTAGCCGAAGCTAAAAGCCTTAGTTAAAAGACCGGAGTTAGTAGTGGTTTCAGGGTCCTTCTCGTAAATAACCCGCGAGGAAGAGAGAATCCATGTAAAATTACCCGAAATACCCTTTGTAACCGTCGCTAGTAACGGTTCTGATTGGATGAGACAGTGCTCTATTTTGGGAAATCAATTAAATTTGCTTTTCGATGAAAACGACGCCGTCTTTTGAGAGAAAAAGTCTTATATGCCCCCTTGTTTTCTTGTTTGATGAGTGGTAGTGTTGTTCCGACAAGTCACTTCTGATTTAAAATGGAAACCCATTATCGTCTTAACGCGACAAAACTGAATCCTTTCCAAACGTTTATGACGTCATGGTAATTTATGTAAAACTGGAGTTTTCTTTTGTATTTATTGATGATGATACATCAGCTGATTAAGTATTACGAACTTAATGATGTTTATTATTTTTTGTTATTTTATGTGTTGGTATTTTATAAATCAGATAAAAATATTATTTTCTCATGCCAGAAATATGGAGTAAACTATAGAATTAGCTGGCATCATGAGACCCGGTATTATTAACATTTGAATTAGATTCCACTATCCAAATGCCAAGCACTTGTGGCATAAAGCTTCTAATGATTCTATCTTTTTATTTTATGATTGAACTTACATAGATATATGTCTAGATCTGTATGTTTGAATGGTCAGTTTCTATTCAAACATAAGACATTTTAATCAAAACATCATTTATAAATTTGTATATATATGGGAAAAACAAAAACAAACACCCAAAAAGGCTATATTTATAGTTTTCTAATTACGCCCTTTCGTTCACAAATCTCTAATGATGTCTGATTAAACATTACTAGAACTTTTCCTGCAAATACAAGAAAAAAAAACATATTAAAATTGATGTACATAAATGCAAAATTTTCGTTTGAAATAACCCAACATCTAATTGGTTAATGGGAAGAAAATGCAAGATGTGCATCACTGCGTGTGCGAACAAGTATGAACAACTTATTTATATTTTAGTGCGGTCTATGCTTTTTTAATTTAATTGATATCATTTTTGTCGTTATAGAGAATTGTCTCAGCCATATACAAGAAGACTATTTAAAAGAAATGAAATGTGATTTTTATGTTGTTCCAAGAGGCAATTCCGATTACGTCAGCCGGTTAGGTTCCTTGCAGAGTGGAAGAATCTAATTATTTATTGAGAGGAAAAGTACAAAATGAAATAAAATAAAAGGAATCTTATTATTTTATTGTTTAAGTTGATCACGTCAGCCTCGGCCTCAACTCTCCACGCGAACTGCTGACGTTGCCAATATTTTATACCTTTTTATACTTTATATTATGTTCAAATTATAAAAAAACTGGTAACAACGGTATGTGGAAACACGAAAGCCTTGTTGTATTACTTTGAGACGACGTCTAGGTTTTGACTTCATGTATAGAGTTTTAAGAGTTCGTTCGCATGCAATAACATATTTTATTCAGAAAGTTTGTTTACTGTTGTAAAACCGCTATGAATCCTAGATTGATCTTACAAAATTGTAATTGAATCAAAACAAACAACAATAGGCCAAAGTCCAGCCCAAGGCTAGCCCATCCACCTTATTTTCTATCAGTGGAAAGCTCAAAAATGTCATAGAGAAGTATGACTTTTTTTGTGAATTATATAAGTCATGCAGAGAGTAATTAATATAAGCATATAACATATACAGTGCTTCTTGAAAGCTAGACGTAAAATTTTAATTTCTTCAAGCTCAAAATTTCAAAGTTGCATAGCTTCTTGAAAGCTTCCTGAAAGCTAGAATTTTTAATTTCTTTAAGCTCAAAATCAAAGTTGCATAGTTTAGTAGGATGCTAATAATATGGCACAAGCTTGCTGGCTTATAAAAAAAAACTCTGGTTTAAAAGCTCCAATTAGAAGTCTCAATTTCTCAATGCTAAAAACGTCTCTCTAGACCTATCAAGATCCCATAAGCCCTTTGAACCGAGCGTACGACATTATGAATACTAACGAGAACACACAAATTGCCCCCGTCACGATACAAACCTGCAACAACAAAACCGGTTTGGGTTAACCCTGAGAAATACTTTCTTGTATATCAAGCAAATGGAGATTTGGTTATACATACCCATTTGAACATGTATCCATGGTTATCATTCCACGTGTATGGAATGTTCATCCCGAAAATTCCAGCGACAAGAGAGTAAAATGCTGAGCAAACGGTTCCAGAACCTAACACCACCTCCAACTGCATGATTTTTTTGAAGATGATCGAGAAGAGAAACTCAGGAGGATGAAAGAAAGAAACATTTTTCAACATTCACTTACCTGAATCAGCTCATTACGACGATTGTCCATCTGTAAAACCAAAAACCAATGATTATAGCCTTTAGACTATGATATTATGATTATAAAGATTTCAAAAAACATATAATAAAAATGGTTACCTGAATGCTAATGTAATCATCCGTGTCTTGGACATACTCACGTAGCTGCGCGCATCAAAGAAACTGGGAGTTAGAAGAACAATTTTTAGAAAAAAAATCTGTGGAATTTATGACAAGAAAAGAAGTAGCAAGAAGATAACTGTTGTTAATTTGTTCAAAGTGCTGTCGATTTGCATGAAGTATGCCTGTAAAAGATATCGAAATATATGTTTTTAGACTTCACTTGTGAAAAATAGATAAGATTAAAAAAAAAACATTTGTGCAGTAAGAACCAACCTCGAGCAACATTTCAAGTTGTTCAACATCATTTTCATCCTCACGAACTGTGGCTACACTAGCTCTTGAAATCTTAGAGCCTATTGTTGGGGAAGTAAGATAGCAATTTGGACTACTAGCCATTGAGCAAGGACAAGAGAGTTTCCTTGAAAGGTAAAGATCGGCCATATCATCGTCATCATCCAGCAAATGTACAAGCTCATCTCTTACCTACATAAGGCGGTGAAGCTTCTTAGTTATTTCTTTCTATTACAAACTTTATGAGATTAACACTGCCTCACCTTTTGAACTCGAGCTGTCAATCGAGTCGTGGCACTCTTCAACTTCCTAACTCTATCCAAGTTACCGCTACTAATCTACAAGATTAATGTAAAACCAGAGTTTAAAACTATGGATCAGTGGTGATACTAAACGTTGAGGTACCTACCTTTGAGGTAAGCTCATCCAAAGCAGGATAAGCAGTTGTTTCTAACTCTGTTGTCCTTGCAGCTAAGAAGCTACATATTGCTTCCAAGAAAACTTCCAGTGCACGGAATTCAAATGGGGATTCTATAATGCAACAAGCAGACATTTCAATTAATAAACAAAAAAAGAAAGAAAGATTATGTGGAGATAGTACCATCTTCTTCACCAGCATCAGCGTCATTATGGGCAGCTGAGCTCTCTTTCCCATCTCCTTGACCATGGTGTGCTTGGTTTCCAACAGGTAAGCGTCTTTCAAGCTCCTTCACAATGGGGATAACATTTTCATGTGATGGATCCCGAAGCAAAACCTGTAATAAATCAAGTTATTAATACAAGATGATATAAGGTTTATTATCTTCATTGATAATCATCGATGAAGAGACATGAAAGGAAAAAAAAATTATTCATGGAATGCTAAACCCTAATCCTCTAAGCATTCCATCGATAAAAATATGGTGAAACTGTGAATCTTCAACCTAGTAACATATCCAAGGATCTGAGATTTTGATGTCCCTTAACAACATTCAGTAAGAATTTTAATACAAAAAATTTTCTTTTCATAATTTAGGAACATGTCTATCTATATAATTTCCAAAATTTTGGAGAGACAAGACTATTGTTTCACTAGGTTGTGTCCGAATCCAACCATGTATCCAACTTCTGCCAAGCTCCGTGACTGCTCAAGGTCCAACATGAACCCTAGATACTCCAAAACCCAAGAAATATAAGCGACTGTGAAAAAAGGAAACAAAAAGTAAACTAACCTCATCGGAAGTGATGATCGCCTTGGTATGCTGCAACATCCCACCACACACATACACAAACACAAACACAAAAACAAAGTAAAACAAAATATAATAACACTCTGAAATAACAACAACAAAAGGAACAATCCTCACCTCTAAATTGAGCACAATGGCTCTCTCTCGGCCAAGAATAGTGGAAGGGTAAGACAGATTCGGGTCAATAATCCGGAGATCACGAGCGTGGATCTGAACACGGTGCATGACAGCATACTTGTCGACATCAAGCGCCTTAGTCTCTCCCGTCCCGTTTATAAGCACCCAGTTCCACGACGGCTGAGACGCCTTCTTCTTGTCCCCAGCCGCAACCACGTACCCGTTGATATGCGCCATGTCTACAAAACAGAGAGTCCCACCTTTTTGCTCAAGTGTTCATGCGAAGTCGACGGAGGAAACAATACGGTTATGTATTCAGCAAAAAAAATGAATCTCCGAAATCTCTGCTCCTTTTCATTTAATAGATTTTGCAAATCTTTCATACTTATCTTTTTTTACATACGTTTTGTATGTTTGTTGGAGAGTTTTAAGAGAGTTTCAGACAACAACAAAAAGGAAACGTGGTTGTTCCGTCAAGATTTTCAAAACAAACCGGAGATAACCGAAGTAAACCGGTGATGTTGCTCCAGGATTTCTGGTAGGTTTATGCCTCTCCGGCGATTAAGCCGTACCTAACCAAAATTACCGGATCTTTTGGGTAAAATAAAGATAATCTCATAATATAAAAAGATAATTATCCGGGACTAGCAAAAGATTTTAACAATTTGCTAGTGCCAGATAATTGTCCATCTTTCATAAAACAGTTTGTAATTTGTGATCAATAAAATCATTTAGATAGCAAAAAGAGAGTTTTTTTTAACAATTAACTGATTCAAAACTATATTTTTTAAAACTAAACAAATATATTTTGAAAACAAAATTACTTGCAGTTAGCCGAAGATCCAATCTAGATAAACACAAATCTGATAAAATTAAATAATAATTTAAATATCTGAATAATCGGTTCTACAAAAGAATAAATATTTTGAAATGTAATTAAATTTTTAAATATGTATTAAATATGATATCTGAAATTATTTGAACTGATTTGATTTTAAATAAGTATTTAGATGATTTTGGCTGAATTGTGAAAATTAATATGAGTTTAATTACAACAGTATAATTTTATATGTTAATTAGAAAACTCTACAAATTTTTTTAAAAAATCATAATAAAATCTATTAAATATTTTTATTAACAGTACGTTTAAGTAACAAAAAATTTCCCAAATTTAACTTTGAATAGTTGAGAGCTTACTACTTTTTTCAAGTTAAATAAATCCTCCGTATTTAACCAAAACAAAATGAAATGTAAGTGATTCACAATTCCCTTTTATTCATCTTTCTCTCAATTGCATAACCTTAATCAATAAGCATATTTATAGTTTTTTTTCTTTTAAATTATTTTAAAAAAATTTAGAATCCTTAGAAATCAGATCCTAATGCTCAAAGAATGTTTCAAGTCTCCCACATGAAGAAGATGCTGACCCAAACCAATCTTCCTCTTCCCCACTTCATCAACAACGCTAAGATCTTTACACACATCAACCTTAAACTTAACCACAGCTTCTTCCCTCTTCCCCAGACTAATCTTCTCAAACCCCAAAAGATGCTTCCTCGGCGACCCGTGAACCGCCGGCGGCGTCGTGAACAAAAACACCGTGTGGATCCCTTCTCTATCTCCGCCGTTCCGTACCTTAACATGAACCTCAAACGCCGTTCCGACAGCGTTCTTCTCGCAGTGCGGTCCTAACGCGTCCAGCGACTGACATTCCGATGATCGGCAAACGTGATTCTCTTCGAGACGGAGAGGGACGGCGCGTGGAGGAGCTTTGACTAAGCTGTGGCTGAACTTGGTGTAGCTGAGCCCGTCTCCGAAGGCGTAAACCGTTTCTCCGGTGTAGAACCGGTACGTCCGACCCGGGTACCCGTTTGATGTATCGGGTCTCATGTTCATGTTCGTCATCGGTACTTTCTCCACGTAGGATTGTGGATACCACGTCATCGGTAATCTTCCACCTATAAAAAAAATTCTCACCGGTCAACTCCGGTTTAAGCTAACAACTTAAAATTACTAAAACAGAATTCACCGGATATCTCCGGTTTAAGCTAACGAACTTTCAAATACAAAAACAAAGTCTTACTTGGATTATAACGGCCAAAGATGACGTCAGCGATGGCTATGCCGCCAGCTTCTCCTGGATAACCAACCCATAAGATTCCGACGATCTTTGCGTCGTTCTTGGCGAAGGTAACGTCGAAACCTCCACCGGACATGATAACTAGCAAGACAGGTCCTTTAGCTGCTTTAGCCACTTGGGTCACTAGGTCTTGTTGTTTCCCAGGAAGGTTCAGATCGACTCTATCGCGGCTCTCTGCCTCTATAGACTGATCTGCACCTATAACGAGCACCGTCGCGTCAGCATCTGCTGCTAGCTTCGTGGCGGCATCTACATCCGCCACCGCGCAAGCTACATTGGGGCAGCCTGGCAGATACGTGGTGGACACCGTCCCGGCTAATCCCTGGAGCGGTGTTGTGTATTTACACGGCGTGCCTTCGTAGTTTCCGATCATTGTTTTCGTGACATTCGCGTTCGGTCCAATCACGGCTAGTGTTTTGATCGTTGTAGGAGAAAGCGGTAAGGAACCAGTGTTTTTTAGTAGGACAATGCCTTGTCTCGCTGCTTCTGCGGCTAGCTCTTGGTTCGCAGGCGTGCAAACGTCTTTAGGACCGAGCCCGCCGTAGATTTGCTTCTTCGGATCGCCATCGAAGAATCCTAACCGCATAAGGGTCAAGAAGTTGTTCGAAATCGCTTTGTCGATAGCTGTCACGTTGACCAAACCCGCCTTAACCGCGGCCTCTGTGTGCTGACCCAGGAACGAACCACAGTTCAAGTCCAAACCTGCGTTGATAGATATAGCTGCAGCTTCCTCTGGAGTCTTGGTATAGTGCTGGTTCTTATACAACACATCTACTGAATCACAATCCGAGACAATGTACCTAATTAAAAAGAAAAACTCAGTAATCAGAACCCAACCTTTTTCAAATTTGACGTGAAAATAGTCTAAACCCACTGATAATTATTACCCGTTTAACTTCCATTCGCCACGGATAACACCAGAAAGGAGACCAGGATCAGCGCATGTTGGTATACCGTTAACTTTATTGTAAGAACACATAACACTCGCCACATTCCCATCAATCACACAACTCTTGAACGGTGGTTGATATGTATCATCCATATCTTGCTGATTCACCTACTCCAACAAAAACACACACAAAATCAGTTAGTACACGCACTTAAAATGTCTTTGACCAACCAATATCAAACCCACGTCTCTGCATTTTAATGAAACAGAACATGAACCAAATTAAATGACCTAAAAAAGCTAGTACTAAACCGACCACACCTAACATATTGAGCTACAAGTGACCTGGTCCGAATTTAGTACAATTGAACAACCGCACCGAAAACAATATACTGAAATAGATCTGGTTACAAAACTTCATATCAGATCATCCAAATACCATAATAACTGAACTATAAAGCATCCAAATTTTCAACCAAAATTAAACACACTATAAATGTGACAAAACAACTTACACAAGACACTGAAAATGTAACGTCATTAGATTAATGGGTTTGAGTCTTTACCACGGCGTTGAAAGTGTAACGTTCTATGCCTTTCCAATTATCGACGTCGTAAGCGGTGTAGTGTTTGCAGCAGGCGGCGACTTTGAGGCGGTTAGCATCGCCACCGTCAGTCTCTTGAAGACCCTTAACGTATCCTGAAGCATACTTGCTAGAAAGCAATGGATCTTCTCCTGGAGTCTCTTGTCCTCTTCCCCATCTTGGATCTCGGAATATATTAACATTCGGTGACCAATACGTTAGTCCGGCTAATCCAACATTGTACATTGCCCTCGCTTCCGTTGAGACAACCTTAACAAATGTGTAATAAACAATGTCATCCGAAAGAGTGTGAAAACGAACGTATTGAAAAGTGTTTACTTGTACCATACGAAAGATAAAAACGAGAGGCCTAAAACAAAAGCAAAAGATGAACAAAATAAATAAAGAAGAAATAAAAAAATACTATAAGATAACACTAGATCATTTTTTATTCTAAAAATAGCACACATGAAAAAAATTCAAAATAGGATTACTTCAAAAATAAAAATGTTTTATTTATATTATACTTAATTTATCGATTAGGGTCTGGTTTTATTATTTTAAAATATAGTTAGGGTAAAGATTTATGATTTGAATTAATTTACATTTTAATTAGTGTTATTTTTTCATAATGATTTTTATGTTATTTAAAGGATTTGTCCTAAAAATGGTTGAAAGTGGGGAAAATATATTTACCTTGCCAATGGCTTGAAACAGAGATACGTTGAAAGAAGCGGCGGTGAGTATGACCTGCGGGAAACTCGTAGCGCCGGGAACTTGGCCGGAAAAATGCGTGCCGGGTCCGATGTAAGAAACGCCGTGAAGTGCTTCCGACCACCATTCATACGTCGGAATCCCAAGCCGTGTCACGCCGTTAGCTTTATTCACTAAGAACCCGATCTTTTCTTGCAACGTGAGCCTCCCGACAAGATCAGCGACTCTGGCTTCGATCTTCAAAGCGGCGTTGCAGAATCCATAGGAGGAGAGAGATGAGTTTCCGGCGACGTCGCAGGCAAAAACCGGCGTGGACTGAGCGTTTGATGAAGCTGAGAAACAGAGGAAGACAAGAAACACAGAAAGAACAGAGGACGGTGCTCTGTTTCTCCTTGTTAGTGGAGAAGAAGAGCCCATTGTGTTTTGTTTCTACTCTTGTGATTATATTTTGTGTTTTGGTTTAGTGATACTATTTATAAACTAACAAGCTAGTACGCTCATCGAAGAATATGTGATCTTTATAAATAATTGAGGATTATATTATTACTCTTTTATAATTTGAATATTGTATTCCACTTATTATACTTGAGAACATGAGGTTATGTTAAAAAACGATACCGTACTCGAGGAAATAAACAATGATACCATACGGTGTATAATGTGGATAGTGTTAGGATATATATCTTTGTTCTTCCATCTTTAAAAAACTTGTTTTACTTAATAATTTTAATAGTTTTCTATAAAATTATAGATGAACAAAAGAAGAAAAGAAAAGCATGCGAGTGGGCTTTAGCTTTTAACTTTTTTTTTTAATATATATACATGAGTGTAGATAGAATATTCAACGTATAAATTGCTTTTTTTCTCCTCTGTTTCAACGTATAAAATTAACTTTTTAGGTATAAATTAAATTTACGTATATATTCTTTTGAGTATACAATGTTTCAGGCGACCCCATATCAACTTTTGATTTATGCTTTTTCAAAACCACGAAAGATTTGGTTTTTAGTCAGTGTATTCTTCAGGTCCAAAAGCATAATGGGTATTTATAAGGAAGGGGACAATATTATTTGTTAACTGGTGAGTTGGTTGTGTTTGGTTTATACTGATACATAACATTTGCAAAATACTTTTGTGACTTCTTTAGCTCAAATTCGATTTTACGACTATATATTAATTATTTAAAAATTATTTACATGCTGTCATTTTTTTTAAACACTTGCATGCTGTCATATATTAACTAATTAATGGTTTTACGGTGGAAAAAGAATATAATTTTCTGAAAGGATGAGAAAAAGAAATGTGGGAAAGGAATCAGAGATCCCAATAAGCGAGAGTGTTTGGTAGTGACCCGTGATGGCGTCGTATTATTTATCAAATGGTAGATTTTGTCAAGCTTCAAACTGCAAGTTGCCTTCTTTGTCTCGAGTCCGTGAATCTTAATGGTTTCCACAGTTGTTTTTACTTACGTGACAGGCTGCCCACTTCAAGGTTCTCTCTTGCGCGTGACTCACTAGCATTATATCATTTCATATACATCAAAATTAATTTATAAAGCCGTTTATATAATTTCCAAAAATAAATAAATAAAGCCGTGTATATATTTTCGTAAATTATGATTAAAGAGATAGCTTGGTAATATTTCCAAAATATCCCAACTAAATCTAACTAGCTAAGAAGTTGTTTTTTGATTCGTAACATATGATAAAGACAAATGTTTCAATTTTGTAGATAAAGAAATAAAAACAAGCATCACCTGGATTTAACTTTACGTATTATATATAAATATGAGTATTAGGCATGGGCGTTCGGGTTCGGATCGGTGTTTCGAATTTTCGGGTGGAGAGGTGCAGAACGCGTTCGGGTTATTTTATACTTCGGATCGGGTTCAGATTATTTCGGGTATAACCGAACTGTGTAACAAATAATAAAAAAAATTCTATATATTCTTGATTTGACCACGTGAGACCATAAACAATACTGTTAAGTTAAAAGATTGAATAACTTAGTATAAGATTTATGATCTTTCTGATTTGTTATTACGTTGAGGAACACGACCATGTATTCTTTTTATTCTTGTAATTTCTATTTGTATTATTTTGAATAGAAAATGGTAAAGAATCCATCTATTCATAAATCAAAATCAAAGAGACATCATAATCAAACAGACATCAAACCTGGATAATCATTAATGTTTGAGCTCATGCCTGTGTAAAGAGCAAAAAGAAAACAAATCGCAAATCCTACTTGTAATCAAACAT
This genomic interval from Brassica oleracea var. oleracea cultivar TO1000 chromosome C2, BOL, whole genome shotgun sequence contains the following:
- the LOC106327689 gene encoding beta-D-xylosidase 4-like, coding for MGSSSPLTRRNRAPSSVLSVFLVFLCFSASSNAQSTPVFACDVAGNSSLSSYGFCNAALKIEARVADLVGRLTLQEKIGFLVNKANGVTRLGIPTYEWWSEALHGVSYIGPGTHFSGQVPGATSFPQVILTAASFNVSLFQAIGKVVSTEARAMYNVGLAGLTYWSPNVNIFRDPRWGRGQETPGEDPLLSSKYASGYVKGLQETDGGDANRLKVAACCKHYTAYDVDNWKGIERYTFNAVVNQQDMDDTYQPPFKSCVIDGNVASVMCSYNKVNGIPTCADPGLLSGVIRGEWKLNGYIVSDCDSVDVLYKNQHYTKTPEEAAAISINAGLDLNCGSFLGQHTEAAVKAGLVNVTAIDKAISNNFLTLMRLGFFDGDPKKQIYGGLGPKDVCTPANQELAAEAARQGIVLLKNTGSLPLSPTTIKTLAVIGPNANVTKTMIGNYEGTPCKYTTPLQGLAGTVSTTYLPGCPNVACAVADVDAATKLAADADATVLVIGADQSIEAESRDRVDLNLPGKQQDLVTQVAKAAKGPVLLVIMSGGGFDVTFAKNDAKIVGILWVGYPGEAGGIAIADVIFGRYNPSGRLPMTWYPQSYVEKVPMTNMNMRPDTSNGYPGRTYRFYTGETVYAFGDGLSYTKFSHSLVKAPPRAVPLRLEENHVCRSSECQSLDALGPHCEKNAVGTAFEVHVKVRNGGDREGIHTVFLFTTPPAVHGSPRKHLLGFEKISLGKREEAVVKFKVDVCKDLSVVDEVGKRKIGLGQHLLHVGDLKHSLSIRI
- the LOC106325759 gene encoding magnesium transporter MRS2-2-like → MAHINGYVVAAGDKKKASQPSWNWVLINGTGETKALDVDKYAVMHRVQIHARDLRIIDPNLSYPSTILGRERAIVLNLEHTKAIITSDEVLLRDPSHENVIPIVKELERRLPVGNQAHHGQGDGKESSAAHNDADAGEEDESPFEFRALEVFLEAICSFLAARTTELETTAYPALDELTSKISSGNLDRVRKLKSATTRLTARVQKVRDELVHLLDDDDDMADLYLSRKLSCPCSMASSPNCYLTSPTIGSKISRASVATVREDENDVEQLEMLLEAYFMQIDSTLNKLTTLREYVQDTDDYISIQMDNRRNELIQLEVVLGSGTVCSAFYSLVAGIFGMNIPYTWNDNHGYMFKWVCIVTGAICVFSLVFIMSYARFKGLMGS